The Nomia melanderi isolate GNS246 chromosome 3, iyNomMela1, whole genome shotgun sequence genomic interval tgatacggATACAAAATCActtaaatgatattttcaatgtaaacatatttataaaacagtttaaaggaaatattatatacaataaagtGCTTACCACAAAAACAAAGGAGTATTCaaatctaaataattaatatttggctatttacttcataaaaatttaatatgattttatatcatttcaatattatgaaacatttaCTGAAGGTGGTGTACATAACATTTCTACTTATAGGTTTCAGCTTGCATTAGAAACAAAGGTAGTTATATTTAGCACTATTTAAATTTACAAGCAGACAACAAAAGAGATAAGAGTACAACCTGAAGATAAGTGTGCAGAAAAAGTGCTTTGTGATCATTTAATACTGTCATAAGTATTTTTGCCATAATTCACCTACCAAGCATGGTAAACTGTATCCCAGGTACAcggaaatattaaacaaattaacaaTTGTGTATCAcgccatttttcaatttctaagttaaatgttactttcttttttttctattttaatgcgTGAAATGCAGCACTACGTAAAATTTCTTCAGACTGTGTTATCTCGAACACATTGGTCAGTCACACGTGTAGGTACAACATTTGGGCGTGTGATGTGTACACACCGTGTACACATGTATTTCGTCCAGGTAAGGTGGCATAGTGAATGTTTTTATCAGAAATACAAGAGGCCTCGTATGAACTCCGGCTTAAGTTACGAGATAAGTACATAAAGAAATTACAGAATCGTCTCGAAAGTATTCATGACACCCACCGGAATACTCACTCCCATTCTTATCGTAAGCAGTCATGAAATAAAGTTAACATTCTTAGAAACGGTCTCACTATAAAAGCATTATTCAGCACACGAGAAAAAAACGTGATTGAGGAAACCGGAGAACGTTGCAACGAGAACTCGAGTTGGAGGGGCTGCACTCCACTGCATACATCCAAGGTAGTAGCTTCTTGCCTTGCAAGTAAGTATGCAAACAATATATCGATACGCCAAAGGACATCGATACACCTGTCTCAAGCCACTTGTCTGAATCCGATTCgaacatattttattcgatgttgATTACGCATCGACACCTCCGTCTCGATGCatcgatttaatattgtatcgaTATCCGTGCAATACTTTTTACATTCTTTGCCGAGGGAAACGTTACTGAAAAACTTTAAGTAATACTGCGTCCACTCACTCATATTACACGCCGTGGTCCTGAACACATGGTCGGTCCATTCGGACACACTATTAATGACGTGTCGGTAACATTTACACAATTTTTAAAACAACGAGTCCgccaattttttttttgttaacaaAATGCCACCTTACACACTGCTGTGCACACCGACATGCACCGACGTGCACTGCCGTGACGCGCATGCGTGCCCGCGACAAATGTAAAGAGCCTATGGCTCATGGCGAATTCTCAGTAAGATATCTATTCTTGTTATTGGAGTAAAGTAGAACCAACTGACGTCCAATAAACCGAGATAGAACAGAATTAGAAGGGATATTCTTACATTTGCAATAAGAGAACGCAAATGGCCGCGACAAATTATTAGACGAAGTATTCCGAGTCGCATACTTATCATGCGATGTACGcttattttctaaatgtattTCTATCGAGACTGTTGAACCTGCTCGAGATGACACGTTTAAACTTTTCACACTGAAGGGGATCGACAtgtacgaaataaaaattcgaatgcCAAATGTTAGTAGCAGTCGTTTTATGACATAGGCTAAGTatactgtaaataaaaattatacgataTAAGTAGCATATATCTTTACTGTAGTACAACTGTTCGTGCATTAATAAACGCTCAGAACagaaagtttataaattttgaataatattcgataggaatatttttagtattataaataattatttctttgttatctTTATAAGCATGTGTAAAGAAATAAACTTTTTGTCAGATTGTTTGctacatattatttataacatgaaaaccataaattttcatatatttttttatacgacACTAAATGGTTATATAACATAGTTTACTGTTATAACATTAACATATGATTCTGTAATTTCTTCaggattaaaaaaattcttttcgcaCTTCATACtacgtttgttttatattgaaacTTAGTGAAGCAAGTAAATCCTAAAATATGTACTCATCACTATTCttaattactgtaatttttcCAAgtcattatattaaaattataattatgtatgtgaaatatcattctatagttaaaaaatactacttaaatatttttatgtacaaaCAAAAGTAACTCAAGATTATCCATAAATCACgtaattatgaaatgaatagtAATTTAGGAAAATATGTAGGACAggtaacatatataaaacaataacgcTTGCAAATCCGCTcgtttatttcatatagtttctcattgaaaaaccATGACGGGAGTCAGTTTAGTATTCTTCGGCTCCTTCTCCCTCACCTTCAGCGGAATCCATACCAACCTCTTCGTAATCTTTCTCTAAAGCAGCGAGATCCTCACGTGCCTCAGAGAACTCACCCTCTTCCATACCTTCACCAACATACCAGTGTACGAATGCTCTCTTTGCATACATCAAATCAAATTTATGGTCAAGTCGTGCCCACGCTTCTGCGATAGCAGTAGTATTTGACAACATGCAGACAGCTCGTTGTACTTTGGCAAGATCACCACCCGGTACAACAGTAGGTGGTTGATAGTTAATACCAACTTTAAAACCAGTTGGACACCAATCGACAAACTGGATAGTGCGTTTTGTCTTAATAGTTGCAATAGCCGCATTAACATCCTTCGGTACAACGTCTCCTCTGTACAACATACAACAGGCCATATACTTTCCGTGGCGAGGATCGCATTTAACCATCTGATTAGCTGGTTCAAAGCAAGCATTCGTAATTTCAGCAACAGAGAGTTGTTCATGATAAGCCTTCTCTGCGGAAATAACTGGAGCATAGGTCACCAGAGGGAAGTGGATCCTTGGGTACGGTACCAAGTTTGTTTGGAATTCCGTCAGATCAACGTTAAGGGCACCATCGAAACGAAGGGAGGCAGTGATCGAAGAAACGATTTGACCAATCAGTCGGTTCAGGTTTGTGTATGTTGGTCTCTCAATATCTAAGTTACGACGACAGATATCGTAAATAGCCTCATTGTCAACCATAAATGCACAGTCGGAATGTTCTAGAGTGGTATGGGTGGTGAGAATAGAGTTATAGGGTTCGACCACAGCAGTAGAAACTTGGGGTGCAGGGTAGATTGCAAACTCCAACTTCGACTTCTTTCCATAATCCACAGAAAGGCGTTCCATCAATAGAGATGTGAAGCCAGAGCCAGTGCCACCTCCAAAGGAATGGAAGATAAGGAAACCTTGGAGTCCAGTACATTGATCTGCGAGTTTACGAATACGGTCCAAGACAAGATCAACAATTTCCTTGCCAATTGTATAATGACCACGAGCATAATTATTCGCAGCATCCTCTTTGCCTGTGATTAACTGTTCTGGATGGAAGAGCTGACGATAAGTGCCTGTGCGAACCTCATCtgaaaagaaaagtatttatCGATGATACACTTTGTTAGAATACACAAATTCATGAAACAACTACATATTAAATCaggatattataaattaatattcaatggaAGTTACGTACCGACTACTGTAGGCTCCAAGTCAATGAAAACAGCTCTGGGAACATGTTTTCCAGCACCAGTTTCACTGAAGAAAGTATTGAAACTATCGTCACCTCCTCCAATGGTTTTATCTGATGGCATTTGGCCATCAGGCTGAATCCCATGTTCCAAACAATATAATTCCCAACAGGCATTACCAATCTGGACTCCAGCCTGGCCAACGTGGATTGAGATACATTCACGCtggaaagaaaaaattattataagtatattatatGATCGCACAACTGTCACTCTTCACAAAATAATCCCATAAAGAgctcaaatatttgaaattattctaaattcgTATATTTAATAGTTCACATAAATCACATATTACATAaagtatgtatgtataataccaaaaatatgtttaaagttaaaaaaattatattacatttcatttgtaaCATCAGACTATTTCTACTTCATCTAAATTATGATATTTACTAAACATATCTAACAGAAAACGTCAGCCTCTTAGAAATATCGATCGCGTCAGCAAAACGACGCGCACTTCCCCCGCTCCATGATAGCGTAAAACAAAATAGAACAGTTTACCATTTTCACAAAACTATCGTTTCCCTAAAATAAATCCATTCTGTAGACAAAATCTAAAATGAATGTATCCTTAAACAAATGCATTAAATCCATTTTAAGAATGTCGAAATGCTCGAGACGACTCATCATGAGAAGGGCGGAGCCGGCCGGTACAAGCGTCTCAATGTAACGCTGCATCCAATCAACAATATCTAACTTATGAACACGTTTTCTGCACACGAAACTACCAAGCAATATTTTCTTACCATTTTGAAGTCTGAAGAAGTGTTTTACGTCCTCGTAAAAATTGGGTAGTCGATAGTTAGAGCAAGTAATGGAGCTACTGCTATCAACCACGCACAATGCACGGATCGAACACCAAACGATTAATACGCGAGGGACGCCACGAACGAGCTCTTATACCCTCGACTATCGACTCCTTCTGCGCACGATCATTGGCCGCCAGTGACCTCACCCTTACCTCTGATTGGTCGATACACGACCGCAACACGCCAGGACGCCTTCACGCATGTTCCTTACTCGCGAAATATAGTACCACGTTTCTGTCATGcgacatttattttattgattttacaaatttcaacgAGAATATTAGTATGGAATGTCCTGTTCGTTGACTCGGTAACGATTAATTGTCAATCGAATCCCCGAAAATAAGTATCATCGTAGTTGCAATACTTTATCGGCGATGAGATACGTTGGGGATTACATTTATTGCCAACGACTATTATCGAAATTGTGTTTAGAAAGTGGATATTTTGAAATGATTGTTActgaagaaatgaaataatttcacagtaattagattaaaaaaaatataaatatgaggTTGCAGAATGTCGCTGGCAATAAGTATGAATGTATTCATGTATGCGAAGCGTGTCCTTTGAACATTCGCGATGCGCGAATTCGACCTCATTTACAAATTGTAATCCTAATGAATGAAATGAGTCTTTGTATTATGTTACACGTTATGTAATGGATAAAATGCTAAatgttacagatatttgaagataataatcTCTTTAAGTTTTTTGGGGATAATTGCATTTTAATTCCGTGGGGATAGGGTTTATGGTACAGATATAATACcatagaattaaatgaaattaataatttttatattctttatgcACTGTAGGAATTGGCTTTCACACTGCGGTACATTCTGAAATGACTGTCGTTAAGATTTCACGCTGTGCATGAACAAAGATGTTCGAGACTCTTGAGAGAAAATCGTGTAGTTGCATGAAGTAGtccttatttaatttttttgataaTGTCGATCTTTCAAATTGTTATTTggcttttaaaaaatattttattataagatCTGTTATTGTACGTTAAAAaagttttttatacatttcttttgtcagtaaagtaaatattttatttgtttttactacGATATACAATTGCATGATTTTGTCATGTTAAAaagcaatttattatttcttttcgcatggaaacaatgaaatcaaaattttgcgAATTATTTTGACAATGTTTCCTAAAGCTACAAACTATTTTTTGAttattacgaaaatatatatattcaattttatgatTCATTTTATCAACATTGAtagattttataatataaaatttaagtaGACACATTGATCGATGTATTTTGCAAATAATTAAACCTTAGATTAAACGATTTTCAAATAGTGTTCGTGCAATGAACATTCTCTTACACaggtatattttactttttcctGTGGGACGAAACAAAAAATCGCGACATTTATTCTTAGTTGCAAAACTACTACAATTTCTTATGGACGTTGAACTTATCCGCTAGCTAAGAATAGACACTGATCTGCATTTGCACAGTCTTCGTACATGTATCAATCGTACTTATTCCTTAATGGTAAAATCAATTATTGGAAATGTAATTGTAGTTTTTTACCAATGATTTCATCTTTTTCctgatatatttaatttgttattgtaaaaaaataattttattatttctactgttgtaaatttatttctagaaatatcaaatttattgtAACTGTATTTTGTACGGTTGTTAGATATAAGTAcacattttgtttttcttcgttgacaatttatgaaaatattttttctcgaGAGTGACAATAAGTAAGATCTGAGGATGGATGAGAGATATCGATGGGAGAGCGCATGTGCCACTCGACCGTTCACTTTTTCTAAAATTGGTCACAGACGGTTGGATCTCTAGTAAGGAAAGCGGTAAATCACAAAGATCATTCTTCA includes:
- the LOC116428075 gene encoding tubulin alpha-1 chain; this encodes MRECISIHVGQAGVQIGNACWELYCLEHGIQPDGQMPSDKTIGGGDDSFNTFFSETGAGKHVPRAVFIDLEPTVVDEVRTGTYRQLFHPEQLITGKEDAANNYARGHYTIGKEIVDLVLDRIRKLADQCTGLQGFLIFHSFGGGTGSGFTSLLMERLSVDYGKKSKLEFAIYPAPQVSTAVVEPYNSILTTHTTLEHSDCAFMVDNEAIYDICRRNLDIERPTYTNLNRLIGQIVSSITASLRFDGALNVDLTEFQTNLVPYPRIHFPLVTYAPVISAEKAYHEQLSVAEITNACFEPANQMVKCDPRHGKYMACCMLYRGDVVPKDVNAAIATIKTKRTIQFVDWCPTGFKVGINYQPPTVVPGGDLAKVQRAVCMLSNTTAIAEAWARLDHKFDLMYAKRAFVHWYVGEGMEEGEFSEAREDLAALEKDYEEVGMDSAEGEGEGAEEY